CGCCAACGGCAAGGCGACGGCCATCATGATCCAGACCGCGATGACCGCCCAGGGCCACCCCACCACGAGGTCGGCGAGCGGACGCATGGCGAACTCGCCGTCGCCTCGAGACGTCACCCGACGGAGAAGGCTGCGCGTCCGGTTCCTGACCCCGGCTATGCGATCCGCCCCCAGGACCCGCTGCGGGCGACCTGCGTACACACCGAGCGAACCGCGTCCATGTACCGGATGACCGACTTCGCCGCCACGGGATTGTCGGGATGCATGATCGCCATGGTTGTGCCCTCCCCGTATCGGAAAATGTATATGGTCAGTTGATAGGAGTATCGCCCGTCGGGGTAAATGCCGATGTTCTCGGCAAGGCCCATGTCGGCCGCGGCGAGTATGGCGTTAAGCGGTGCGGCGCCGCCATGGAAGAAGTTCGACACCGGAAAGTTCGGTTGCGGCCAGTCCAGCCACGGCGCTAATTCGCGTGCGCGGTAATACGGCACCTTCGCCATATCCAGCGCGGAATCGAACGAGGTTTGCGCCGCCCAAGCAGCTTCGCTGAACGTGGTCGCCGCGATCGGGACGATGATCGGGATCAACCCGGTGAACCAACCCTGAGTCATGAAATTGTCACCGGCTTTGCGAGAATCCCTCGGAGTGAGACCGTAGTACGTCAGAGCGCCGGTGAACTCGTGCTCGACCAAGGCCAGACAGGCAAACAAACCGCCCACGAAGCGTGCGCCGGCCGCTGTGCAGGCCGATTCGAATTGGTCGGTCTGGGCCGGGTCCATCAACACCGTCGATGTCATGTCGCTGCCGGTCGTCTTGAGTGGATCACCCAGCGGCAGAGGGAATTCAGGGAAGCCGCCGCCGCTGTTCTCGGCGAAATCGATCCAGTCCCGGACCTCGGGCGAATCCACTGTCAGGCCGGCCGTGGATTCGCGTTCACGAATGCAGAATTCATCAAAACTGCCCGCATCGGGAAGTGTGAGGGACTGTCCGCTCCCGCTCAAAGCCGAATACATTCCGTTGGCTTCGACCATCGTGGTCCCGATCAATGTCGCATCGCCGTGCACGTGATCCATGGCCGCGAAAAAGGTGAATCGACCGTCGTTCTGGATAATCCCGAAGGTGAAGCAACCCCACTCCAGGGGGGAGGGGATCGACACGACGTGGGTGCGGATCTCGTCTTCGGTCATGTAGCCGTGGTCGATCGGTCCGAACTCGATATCTTCGGGATCCTCGAGCGCATGCCGGACGAAATCTCCGGAGTCGGTTTGTTCGAACCAGCTCCGGAATGTGTCGTGGCGGCGCAGATATTCGTTGACAGCACGGTCCATTGCGTCGATATCGCATTCGCCGGCGACTTCGCAGCTGGCGATGATCTGCCGGGAGAAGGTCAACCCCGCGGCGGTGCGCTCGCAGTGGTTGCGCAGATGCTGGTGCTGCATGTAACTGACCGGCACCGAGCTCACCGGTGCGCGCCGCGCCTTCTCCGCCGCGGCGGGCACCGGGTGCCACGAGGTGACCGAACCCGGCCGCAACGACCATTCGTCGAGCGTTCCGATCGTGACTTCGCCAATGCGCACGACGCTGTACCTTCCCGTCCCCGGCTGGCAGCCCAGCCAGCTCGCATCCCCCGTGGCCGCACGACTATACCTACAAGACAACCCGCACGGTCCTTAGGGAAACGCTGGGAAATCCTTACTTGCGCCTCGGGGCACCCCTTCGTGCATACTACGGGTGATCTTGCAACACTGCCGGGGGGTGACCGTTGGTTCGCAACGGGTTTGCCGCGTTCTGGCGGAGGCGTTGAGCCCCGCCCGGGGAGGACGACGATATGGAATTTCACGAGAATTTCTCAGACGAGACCCCGAGGTTTGCCATCATCGGCTACGGGGCGCGCTTTCCCGAGGCAGCGGATCCGGACGCCTTCTGGAGCGTGTTGCGAGACTGTCGGGATGCGGTCTCCGAGGTGCCGCCGGACCGCTGGGATGTCGATGATTTCTTCGATCCGGAGCCCGGGGCGCCGGGGAAGGTGGCGACCCGGCGGGCCGGATTCGTCGATGACGTCACCGGATTCGATGCACCGTTTTTCGGAATCTCGGTGCGCGAGGCCCGGCTGCTGGACCCACAGCACCGGTTGCTGCTGGAGACCGCGTGGCACGCCGTGGAGCACGCGGGTATCGCACCGACGTCACTGGCCGGGAGCAATACCGGCGTTTTTGTCGGCCTCGCCACCCACGACTACCTGGGTATGGCGTCCGACGAGCTGACCTACCCGGAGATCGAGGCCTACATGGCGATCGGGACGTCGAACGCCGCGGCCGCCGGGCGGATCAGTTATCGGTTGGGGTTGCAGGGTCCCGCAGTCGCGGTCGACACCGCGTGCAGCTCGTCGCTGGTCGCGATTCACCAGGCGTGCCAGGCGCTGCGCTCGGGTGAATGCGACCTTGCGCTGGCCGGCGGTGCCAACGTTCTGTTGACCCCCGCGACCATGATCACGTTCTCCCAGGCCCACATGCTCGCCCCGGACGGCCGGTGCAAGACCTTCGACGCAGCCGCGGACGGCTACGTTCGTGGTGAGGGCTGCGGCGTGGTGGTGATCAAACGCCTCGAAGACGCGATCGGCGACGGTGACCACATCCGAGCCGTGATCCGCGGCAGCGCCGTCAACCAGGATGGCGCATCCGGCGGTCTGACGGTGCCCAACGGCGTCGCCCAGCAGCGGGTCATCGCCGATGCGCTTCAGCGCGCCGGCCTGAAACCCCATGAGGTGGGATACCTGGAGGCGCACGGCACCGGGACGTCGCTGGGTGACCCGATCGAGGCGCAGGCCGCCGGCGCGGTACTCGGTACCGGGCGTGCGCCGGACGAACCCCTGTTGATGGGGTCGGTGAAGACCAACATCGGGCACCTGGAGGCGGCCGCGGGGATCGCCGGTGTCCTGAAGGTCGTCCTGGCCTTGGAGAACGAGCTGATCCCACGGCACCTCAACTTCCAGAACCCGTCGCCGCACATCCCGTGGGACCGTCTTGCGGTCGAGGTCGTCAAGGAGGCCACCCCCTGGGAACGCGACGCCCAGCGGCCGCGGGTCGCCGGTGTCAGCTCGTTCGGATTTGCCGGGACCAACGCCCACGTGATCATCGAAGAGGCTCCGCTAGCAGCACGGCCGTCGGTCGTGGAACCGGACCGGTTTGATGAGCCGGAGAGTTCGCGGTTCGGTATCTTGCCGCTCTCCGCGCGAACGCCGGGGGCATTGGCCCGGCTCGCCGCCGAGTACCGCCGCTGGTTGGAAGAGCATCCGGCGGCCACCCTGGCCGACGTGTGTTTCACCGCAGGGGCGGGGCGCGCGCACCTGGAGCATCGAGCCGCGCTGGTGGTCAACACCAGGCAGTCCGCGGTCGACCTGCTCGGCGCGCTCGCCGATGAGCGTCCCGCGCCCGGCCTGGTCCGTGCAGAGAGCCACAGCGCACCGAAGACCGCGTGGCTGTTCACCGGTCAGGGCAGTCAGTACCCCGGAATGGCCCGGGCGTTGTTCGACACCGAGCCAGTCTTCGCCGACACCGTGACACGGTGCGCGACGGCGATCTCCGATGTGCTCGAAAAGCCGCTGCTGGACGTGATCTTCGATACGGCCGGTCCGGGGGGTGAGGAAACGCTGCGGAACACCGCCTACGCCCAGCCCGCCTTGTACGCGATTGAGATGGGGCTGGCGCGGCTCTGGCAGTCGTGGGGGCTGGAGCCCGACGTGGTGCTGGGCCACAGCGTGGGCCAGTACGCGGCGGCCTGCGTCGCGGGGGTGCTCAGCCTGGAGGACGGCTCCCGGCTGATTGCCGAACGGGGGCGACTCTTCGGCAGTCTTCCCGCAGGCGGGCGGATGGCCGCGGTGTTCGCCGCCGCCGAGCGGGTCGAGAGTCTGGCCAACGAGTTCCCGTCGCTCTCCGTCGCGGCCTACAACGGTGCCAACACCGTGTTGTCCGGCCCGGCGTCGGATCTGGAGAAGGCGGTCGCTGCACTGGGAGCCGACGGGGTGCGGTGCGATTGGCTGGACACCAGCCACGCCTTCCACTCGTCGCTGCTCGATCCGATCCTCGACGAATTCGAGACATACGCCGACGGATTCGCGTTTCAGGCGCCGCAGTGCATGCTGATCGACAACCGCACCGGGGTCGCGCTCGGCCGTAGCGTGAAGCTCGACGGAGCCTACTGGCGCCGGCACGCACGCCAGCCGGTGGAGTTCGCTACCAGCGTGCGCACCCTGGCGGAGCTGAACTGCAAAGTGCTACTGGAGATCGGTCCACAACCGATCCTCACGGCCGCAGCGCTGCGGGCATGGCCCGATCCGGCTACCGCGCCGCAGGCGATCGCTTCTCTGCGCCGCAACACCGCCGACGATCGGCAGATCGTCGAGGCCCTGGCCGCGGTCTACACCGCGGGCAGTCTCCCCGATTTCGCAGCGGCCGCAGGGCAGTCCGCACGCAAGGCGGACCTGCCCACCTATCCTTTCGAACACCGCCAGTACTGGTATCGCGACAACCGTGAACAGCCCAACGCGTTACAGAACGTGCCCGCCCGCACCCGAGCCGTCGCGCTGCTCGAAGACGGACGGATCGAGGAGCTTGCAGCGCTGCTCGACGGAGCCGACGGGGACCGCCGAACGGTGAGTGTGCTGGCCAAGCTCGCGGCCCAGCACAATCGGCAGCGGACAACTCAGTCCATCGCCGACGATCGTTACGAGATCCGGTGGGAGAAGACCACCCCTCCGATCGCACACGCGGAAGCCGGCGGACAGTCCAGCTGGCTTCTCGTCGGGGACGGCTCCGAAGACGTCGAGCCGCTTGTCGCTGCGCTGACCGAGCGCGGGGAGCCGTACCGGATCGTCGGTTTGCCGCTGACCGACGTCGATGAGGAACAGTTCGCCCAGGAGTTGCGCGCCGAAGCGGAGAACGAGTCGGCGTCGGGAACAGAGCTGCGCGTCGTCCATGTGGCCGCGCTGGGACCGGAACCCGAGTCCTCCACCCGGTCGCTGTCGCGGATGCAGCATCGGATCCTGACGGGAACCCGGCGGCTGTTCCGCGCCGCGGCCGCCGCTGAACTGCGCCGGCCGATCTGGTTGGTGACCCGCGGAGCGCAACGGGCCACCGACACGGACGCGGTGTCACCGGATCAGAGCTGCCTGTGGGGCTTCGGCCGTGCCGCAGCGCTGGAAATGCCGCAGGTGTGGGGCGGCCTGGCCGACCTCATGACCGCCTCCGGGGAGGAATGGTCGGCGCTGCTGGCCCGGATCGCTGCGGGGGCCGGCGCCGGCAGCCGGGAAGATCAGGTGGCGGTGCGCGGGTCCGAATCCTTCGTCCCCCGGCTGGTCCGGAGCGCCGAGCAGCCCAGCGGCACACCGCTGGCGTTGCGTGGTGACGCCACCTATCTGGTGACCGGTGGTCTCGGCTCGATCGGAATGGAGATCGTCGGCTACCTGGCGGCACAGGGCGCCAAGCACCTGGTGCTGACCGGCCGGCGCGCCCCCAGCGACGATGTCCGGGGACGCATTCATGCGTTGAGTGAACAGTACGGCTGCGACATCCGTGTCATCGGTGCCGACGTCGCCGACCTCGACGACGTGACCCACGTGCTGGCCACCGTGCAGGACGAGCTGCCGCCGCTGGCGGGAATAGTCCACGCGGCGGGCGAACTCGGCACCACCCCGTTGAGTGACCTGACCGACGCCGAGGTAGAGCGCGTCTTCGCAGGGAAGGTTTGGGGTGCTTGGCATCTGAGCGAGGCAACCGCCGAGCGCGACCTCGACTTCTTCATCAACGTCTCATCGATCGCCTCGGTGTGGGGCGGATTCGGGCAGACCGCCTACGGTGCGGCCAACGCATTCCTCGACGGGCTGACCTGGCGGCTGCGCCAGCGGGGGGCCTCCGGCGTCAGCGTGAACTTCGGGCCGTGGTCGACGGGTATGGCCGACCCGGAGTCGCGGGCACGCCTGGATCAACGTGGCGTCAAGACGCTCGGGCCGGCCGACGCGCTCGCGGGGCTCGCCGAGGTCGTGGCGGCTTCGGGACAGGGCTCCGCGCAGGGCATCATCGCCCGGATCGACTGGGCGCGGTTCCTGCCGCTCTACCAGCAGGCGGGCCGGCGGGCATTCCTGGCGGAGTTGGAACGCGAAGCACCGACCCGGGAGTCGGACGCGACCGCAGCGATGACCTCGTCAGGGAAGACGGCGTTCGTCGAGCGGCTCGGCAACGCCCCCGTTCAGCAACGGAAGCGTCTGCTCAGCGATTACCTGCGGGACACGGTCGCCGATGTGACGCGGGTGGATCCGAGCGAGATCAGCGAGGACGCCGGGTTCTTCGACCTCGGCATGGATTCGTTGATGGCCGTCGAATTGCGGCAGCGGATCGAGCAAGGACTGGGCCGCGACATCCCGGTGACCCTGGTGATGGACCACCCTCGGCTCTCCGATGCAGCGCGGTATCTGCTCGGCGAGGTGCTCGGCCTTGACGAGGCCGCCGCAGTCGACGGAACGGGGTCGCGTTCGGCCGGCGTGGCGCCGACCCGTACCGACGAGCCGATCGCGATCGTCGCGGTCTCCTGCCGGTTTCCTGGTGCCGCGGACCCCGAAGCATTCTGGGAGCTGTTGGCCGCCGGCGGCAATGCGATCCGGGAGATTCCCGAGGACCGTTTCGATATCGACGAGTTCTTCGACCCGGATCCCGAGACCGCGGGCAAGACCTACACGCGTCGCGGCGGATTCCTCGACGCCGTCGACGGATTCGACCCGGAGTTCTTCGGTATCTCCCCGCGGGAAGCCGGCTGGATCGAACCGCAGCAGCGACTGATGCTCGAGACGGTCTGGGAAAGCCTCGAACGCGCCGGGTACGCCCCTGCCGGTCTCCGCGGCAGCCGGACCGGCATCTTCGCCGGCGTGGGCGCCAACGAGTATGCGCATCTGCTGTCGTCGGAGTCCGTCGACAAGATCGAGCCCTACTTCATCACCGGCAATGCCGTCAACGCCATCTCCGGCCGGGTCGCTTTCGCGCTCGGATTCGAAGGGCCGGCGGTGGCGGTCGACACCGCGTGCAGTTCGGCGCTGGTCGCCGTTCATGAGGCCTGCCGGGCGTTGCACGCCGGAGACTGCGATATGGCCTTGGCGGGCGGGGTGAACGTCCTGCTGAGTCCGGTGACGTTCATCGCCGCCTCCCGGGCCCGGATGCTGTCGCCGGTCGGCCAATGCAAGACCTTCGATGCCTCCGCCGACGGCTACGTGCGCGGTGAGGGCTGCGGCATGCTGGTGCTCAAGCGCCTCAGCGACGCCCAGCGCGACCACGATCGCGTACTGGCGGTGATCCCGGCCAGTGGAGTCAACCAGGACGGCGCTTCGAGCGGTTTGACGGTCCCCAACGGCGGCGCCCAGCAGCGCCTTATCGGATCGGTGCTGGCCCGTGCCGGTCTGTCCGGCGACGAGGTCGACTACCTCGAGGCACACGGAACGGGCACACCGTTGGGGGATCCCATCGAGGTGCAAGCCGCCGCGGCCGCCTTCAGGGCGCGGGAGACGGATCGGCCGTTGCTGATGGGAGCGGTGAAGACCAATGTCGGTCACCTCGAGTCGGCATCCGGTGCCGCCGGTCTGATCAAGGTCGTGTTGTCGCTGCAGAACGAGACGCTGCCGCAGAGCCTGCACTTCGATACCCCGTCGCCGCACATCCCATGGGATTCCCTTCCGGTGCGGGTGGTCGACACGGCGATGCCGTGGTCTTCCAACGGCCGGGTGCGTCGAGCCGCGGTGAGCTCGTTCGGGTTCACCGGCACCAACGCCCATGTGCTGGTCGAAGAGGCTCCGAGCGTGGCGGTGCCCGACACCCAGACCCCGGCTCATCCGGCCGGGTCGGCCATCGGAAGCGGAGCGAGCGGATCGCCTGACGATGACGCCGCCCCGGACCAGGTTGGCGCCTCCGAGAGGCACGACCCCGAGGTCAACGTTCTGGCGCTCTCGGCCCGGTCACCGGAGGCGCTGAACGCGGTGGTCCGGCGTTATGAGGCGTGGTTGTCTGAGAACCCCGATGTCGACGTCGCCGCCGCCTGCCTGACCGCCGGAGTCGGCCGTTCGCACTTCGAACACCGGGCGGCGTTGGTGGTCGATTCGGTGCAGAGCGCGCGAGACGGCCTGGCCGAACTGGCCGAAAACCGTCTACGGCCGGGCATCGTGCGCGGCGAACGCGCCAACCATCCGACGACCGCCTGGTTGTTCACCGGCCAGGGCAGCCAGTATCCGGGGATGGCGCGGGAGTTGTTCGACACCGAACCGGTATTCGCCGAGACCGTCACCCGGTGTGCAGACACCCTCCACGACCTGCTGCCGGTCCCGCTGCTGGAGGTGATGTTCGCCACCGATCGAGCGGCCGACGAACGCCTGCGCGACACC
This sequence is a window from Mycolicibacillus parakoreensis. Protein-coding genes within it:
- a CDS encoding condensation domain-containing protein encodes the protein MRIGEVTIGTLDEWSLRPGSVTSWHPVPAAAEKARRAPVSSVPVSYMQHQHLRNHCERTAAGLTFSRQIIASCEVAGECDIDAMDRAVNEYLRRHDTFRSWFEQTDSGDFVRHALEDPEDIEFGPIDHGYMTEDEIRTHVVSIPSPLEWGCFTFGIIQNDGRFTFFAAMDHVHGDATLIGTTMVEANGMYSALSGSGQSLTLPDAGSFDEFCIRERESTAGLTVDSPEVRDWIDFAENSGGGFPEFPLPLGDPLKTTGSDMTSTVLMDPAQTDQFESACTAAGARFVGGLFACLALVEHEFTGALTYYGLTPRDSRKAGDNFMTQGWFTGLIPIIVPIAATTFSEAAWAAQTSFDSALDMAKVPYYRARELAPWLDWPQPNFPVSNFFHGGAAPLNAILAAADMGLAENIGIYPDGRYSYQLTIYIFRYGEGTTMAIMHPDNPVAAKSVIRYMDAVRSVCTQVARSGSWGRIA
- a CDS encoding type I polyketide synthase, with translation MEFHENFSDETPRFAIIGYGARFPEAADPDAFWSVLRDCRDAVSEVPPDRWDVDDFFDPEPGAPGKVATRRAGFVDDVTGFDAPFFGISVREARLLDPQHRLLLETAWHAVEHAGIAPTSLAGSNTGVFVGLATHDYLGMASDELTYPEIEAYMAIGTSNAAAAGRISYRLGLQGPAVAVDTACSSSLVAIHQACQALRSGECDLALAGGANVLLTPATMITFSQAHMLAPDGRCKTFDAAADGYVRGEGCGVVVIKRLEDAIGDGDHIRAVIRGSAVNQDGASGGLTVPNGVAQQRVIADALQRAGLKPHEVGYLEAHGTGTSLGDPIEAQAAGAVLGTGRAPDEPLLMGSVKTNIGHLEAAAGIAGVLKVVLALENELIPRHLNFQNPSPHIPWDRLAVEVVKEATPWERDAQRPRVAGVSSFGFAGTNAHVIIEEAPLAARPSVVEPDRFDEPESSRFGILPLSARTPGALARLAAEYRRWLEEHPAATLADVCFTAGAGRAHLEHRAALVVNTRQSAVDLLGALADERPAPGLVRAESHSAPKTAWLFTGQGSQYPGMARALFDTEPVFADTVTRCATAISDVLEKPLLDVIFDTAGPGGEETLRNTAYAQPALYAIEMGLARLWQSWGLEPDVVLGHSVGQYAAACVAGVLSLEDGSRLIAERGRLFGSLPAGGRMAAVFAAAERVESLANEFPSLSVAAYNGANTVLSGPASDLEKAVAALGADGVRCDWLDTSHAFHSSLLDPILDEFETYADGFAFQAPQCMLIDNRTGVALGRSVKLDGAYWRRHARQPVEFATSVRTLAELNCKVLLEIGPQPILTAAALRAWPDPATAPQAIASLRRNTADDRQIVEALAAVYTAGSLPDFAAAAGQSARKADLPTYPFEHRQYWYRDNREQPNALQNVPARTRAVALLEDGRIEELAALLDGADGDRRTVSVLAKLAAQHNRQRTTQSIADDRYEIRWEKTTPPIAHAEAGGQSSWLLVGDGSEDVEPLVAALTERGEPYRIVGLPLTDVDEEQFAQELRAEAENESASGTELRVVHVAALGPEPESSTRSLSRMQHRILTGTRRLFRAAAAAELRRPIWLVTRGAQRATDTDAVSPDQSCLWGFGRAAALEMPQVWGGLADLMTASGEEWSALLARIAAGAGAGSREDQVAVRGSESFVPRLVRSAEQPSGTPLALRGDATYLVTGGLGSIGMEIVGYLAAQGAKHLVLTGRRAPSDDVRGRIHALSEQYGCDIRVIGADVADLDDVTHVLATVQDELPPLAGIVHAAGELGTTPLSDLTDAEVERVFAGKVWGAWHLSEATAERDLDFFINVSSIASVWGGFGQTAYGAANAFLDGLTWRLRQRGASGVSVNFGPWSTGMADPESRARLDQRGVKTLGPADALAGLAEVVAASGQGSAQGIIARIDWARFLPLYQQAGRRAFLAELEREAPTRESDATAAMTSSGKTAFVERLGNAPVQQRKRLLSDYLRDTVADVTRVDPSEISEDAGFFDLGMDSLMAVELRQRIEQGLGRDIPVTLVMDHPRLSDAARYLLGEVLGLDEAAAVDGTGSRSAGVAPTRTDEPIAIVAVSCRFPGAADPEAFWELLAAGGNAIREIPEDRFDIDEFFDPDPETAGKTYTRRGGFLDAVDGFDPEFFGISPREAGWIEPQQRLMLETVWESLERAGYAPAGLRGSRTGIFAGVGANEYAHLLSSESVDKIEPYFITGNAVNAISGRVAFALGFEGPAVAVDTACSSALVAVHEACRALHAGDCDMALAGGVNVLLSPVTFIAASRARMLSPVGQCKTFDASADGYVRGEGCGMLVLKRLSDAQRDHDRVLAVIPASGVNQDGASSGLTVPNGGAQQRLIGSVLARAGLSGDEVDYLEAHGTGTPLGDPIEVQAAAAAFRARETDRPLLMGAVKTNVGHLESASGAAGLIKVVLSLQNETLPQSLHFDTPSPHIPWDSLPVRVVDTAMPWSSNGRVRRAAVSSFGFTGTNAHVLVEEAPSVAVPDTQTPAHPAGSAIGSGASGSPDDDAAPDQVGASERHDPEVNVLALSARSPEALNAVVRRYEAWLSENPDVDVAAACLTAGVGRSHFEHRAALVVDSVQSARDGLAELAENRLRPGIVRGERANHPTTAWLFTGQGSQYPGMARELFDTEPVFAETVTRCADTLHDLLPVPLLEVMFATDRAADERLRDTSYAQPALFAVEMGLARLWQSWGIEPDVVLGHSVGQYAAACVAGVFSLEDGIRLIAQRGRLFGSLPEGGRMVAVFTDAEHVEEIAAEFPRVSVAAYNGPNTVLSGPGEDLEQIVGRFEAEAIRCTWLETSHAFHSELLDPVLDEFESYAAELRFALPTLPLVCNRTGAVLTAQTPIDAAYWRRHSRQPVQFVESVRTIAALGCSVLMEIGPQPVLIGAAAQIWPEHLAAPRAIVSLRKGADDRRQVSEALATAYVSGHLPDFAALSSGPRHRLVMPTYPFQRRRFWPKTSGIAGSGIQGDVVSAILGSEKDLASGDVVYTSRLSVKSQPWLADHVIYGTVVVPGATYAAMALAAVGPPASVKDVFFYEPIILPEKSSREVQLTLHPSEAEGQWGFRVHSRPYGERDTDWSLNADGTVSTEAAADEPAAEPVDPIDTATERMNRMRPQELFEVFADMELAWGPTWSGSLKALWLGEGEAIGDITVGEELAEQLGSEPMHPVLMDLCTGVAFPAFPALLAAEQGINDLFLPLRYGQVSLRARMPRRFYCRARWHTSALDSETQVFDLDFLDRDGSPLGGIQGFTVKRAPREALLRGLGGDSTRLLYTLGWHEVPLPDGENGEISGTWLIAGFDELAARVPGCVPVDPRADTEPLGQLLDQAQERGMPFAGVVWRCAAPAADESDADIAARIEAEVANLLGAVHAVQDGKVRLPGGLRIVTEQAVAVEPGEPVDPGQSALWGLGRTVINEEPGLRCRLYDCDRSPEVAGAVADLLAAPVEEPELAFRQGKLLASRLVPWARSGRLTVPRSADYALAPTERGAIDNLRLVETEVPPPGDGYVQVRVEAAGLNFRDVLNVLGLYPGDPGPIGGDFCGVLTQLGDGVSGLEVGQRVYGFMQGAFSTRFNVPAQLVAPVPDGLDPVAAATIPAAALTARLAFDWAELQPGDRVLIHAASGGVGLAAIQMAQQHGATVFATASTYKRDTLHKMGVQYVYDSRTTEFADQILADTEGAGVDVVLNSLTNEGFLDATVRATAQNGRFAEIAKRDIWTPEQMAAARPDIAYEIVALDVTTLERPEHIKRLLTEVSDGMQREEWKPLPAEIYPLTEARAAFRRMQQARHIGKIVLQIPNPLQPRPDRSYLITGGLGAIGLHTAAYLAQMGAGDIVLTGRGEPDAEAQQVIDDITERYRCRIHVYCADVGEESAVATLLARVRAELPPLGGVVHLAGVLDDALLSQQNVERFRTSLAPKAYGACHLDRLTADDDLDFFIVSSSVSSLFGSPGQSNYATANAFLDGLVAQRQARGLPATGINFGPWAQGGMASSETAKTNIGAQGLVPLEPSAALAALAEGVASGNAQAAVIKANWQRAAKVLGSSRPPILDLVLPSAVGEVTGDSELLKRLQEIPVPQRAGFVTEFLQSEVQTFLRLAQPPAATSRFLDLGTDSLMAIELRNRLHSQFGGAFTINATAVFDYPTIGGLAEYLVNQLPDAESPEPAESASAQQDAPATPGPPANTDDEQEAAGTVE